From Ostrinia nubilalis chromosome 9, ilOstNubi1.1, whole genome shotgun sequence, one genomic window encodes:
- the LOC135074859 gene encoding uncharacterized protein LOC135074859, producing MADEDEIDILGDFSFNSCFALNNQGIPSCSNREDTVHPQWLMDSTANNWYDIQAKNMKREKDGHTKKISSKMKDEIEENVGTDIYTTWNQNERAMLIAEMAKYGRNVRKISETIKTKSEAEIQALIEAEYGINLDTPTFGLDKHEDHDDVPAVVQEEIVTDDTSVIGAFHITSRKPFRKKTYTKSKNSLIKPDILKANIKPDLIAINPSEIVYEDDLIIGSTESIGSDLDSTDIVSKNILKQQKAKGKKIGNHRRKVSKNYDKAPRNRSKDLLKSPQERQRKDSSVSEDSTKSPKMQIVLGSGQALPVSEGEQVIKIEKKKDSEPESDIDVDSDKETTSCEKKKEVALKPVSDDVPIAVPLRNFEPMPRRQKKINLDGGGGYTIMHTAAGDLLSRADEPRKPRAPRKQPVHLIPCRMYNAENPAPFTVRLHVSALISADAHAHTSRSEVMGLLGGACGPGRLLVAAYRPAAAAAGGTHCDMDPVSQAAAAESLVSLGARPLGWHHSHPRFPAQPSAQDLRSQRHVQRALPPGLALLTSPHWLPGRHASTYRCFRVEDAEDPDALPIGYQLSVSLEPDLTEENVAAFCAELAAMLCDAAPAPGHMAAICPDANMSHLDKCISSVSHHLRAAGYDAHAPVARRVLHALRHVLG from the exons ATGGCAGACGAAGACGAAATTGACATTTTAGGAGATTTTTCATTTAATTCTTGTTTTGCTCTAAATAATCAAGGAAT tccGTCATGTTCTAATCGGGAGGACACAGTTCACCCTCAATGGCTGATGGACTCGACTGCAAATAATTGGTATGATATTCAAGCAAAGAATATGAAACG AGAAAAAGATggtcatacaaaaaaaatatcaagtaAAATGAAAGATGAAATAGAAGAAAATGTAGGAACTGACATCTACACTACTTGGAACCAAAatgagagggctatgctcattGCAGAGATG GCTAAATATGGGAGGAATGTACGTAAAATATCAGAAACTATAAAGACCAAAAGTGAGGCTGAAATCCAGGCATTGATAGAAGCTGAGTATGGGATCAACTTAGATACACCCACATTTGGTCTAGACAAGCATGAAGACCATGATGATGTCCCAGCTGTGGTACAGGAAGAAATTGTCACGGACGACACATCTGTCATTGGTGCTTTTCACATAACATCCAGGAAGCCGTTTAGAAAAAAAACCTACACCAAATCcaaaaatagcttaattaaACCTGATATTTTAAAAGCAAACATCAAACCTGATCTCATAGCTATAAACCCATCTGAAATTGTATATGAAGATGATCTTATTATAGGGTCGACTGAATCGATTGGGTCCGACTTGGATTCCACGGATATAGTGTCAAAAAATATACTGAAGCAACAAAAGGCTAAGGGTAAGAAAATTGGCAATCACAGGAGGAAAGTGTCTAAGAACTATGACAAAGCACCAAGAAATAGGAGTAAAGACTTGTTGAAGTCGCCACAGGAACGACAGAGGAAAGATTCAAGCGTGTCAGAAGATAGCACTAAGAGTCCAAAGATGCAAATAGTATTAGGATCTGGACAGGCATTGCCTGTTTCTGAAGGAGAGCAAGTG ataAAAATAGAGAAAAAGAAAGATTCAGAGCCAGAGAGCGACATCGATGTTGACAGCGACAAGGAAACCACCAGCtgtgaaaaaaagaaagaagtaGCACTAAAGCCAGTCTCTGATGATGTGCCAATAGCTGTTCCCCTAAGGAATTTTGAGCCCATGCCAaggaggcaaaagaaaataaatctg GATGGCGGAGGCGGCTACACGATAATGCACACGGCGGCAGGTGACTTGCTCTCACGCGCGGACGAACCGCGGAAGCCTCGGGCGCCGCGAAAACAGCCCGTGCACCTCATACCCTGCCGGATGTATAATGCAGAAAACCCG GCGCCATTCACAGTGCGCCTCCACGTGTCAGCGCTAATCAGTGCGGACGCTCACGCGCACACTTCCCGTTCCGAAGTGATGGGGCTGCTGGGCGGCGCGTGCGGGCCGGGCCGCCTGCTGGTCGCCGCCTaccgccccgccgccgccgcggccgGCGGGACTCACTGCGACATGGACCCGG TGTCTCAAGCCGCAGCTGCCGAGTCACTAGTCTCCCTCGGCGCGCGGCCGCTAGGCTGGCACCACTCGCACCCTCGCTTCCCGGCGCAGCCGTCGGCGCAGGACCTGCGCTCGCAGCGCCACGTGCAGCGCGCGCTGCCGCCCGGCCTGGCGCTGCTCACCTCGCCGCACTGGCTGCCCGGCCGACACGCCTCCACCTACCG ATGTTTCCGCGTAGAAGACGCAGAAGACCCGGACGCGTTGCCTATAGGCTACCAACTCAGCGTGTCGCTCGAGCCTGACCTGACAGAAGAAAACGTGGCCGCCTTCTGCGCCGAACTGGCCGCCATGCTGTGtgacgccgcgcccgcgccgggaCACATGGCTGCGATATGTCCTGACGCTAACATGTCGCATTTGGATAAG TGCATATCGAGTGTATCGCACCACTTGCGCGCGGCCGGCTACGACGCGCACGCGCCCGTCGCGCGCCGCGTTCTGCACGCGCTCCGACACGTGCTCGGGTAA